TGATTTCACCAACCTCTGCGTTGAGTGCACATGGTGCACCAGAAACCACAGAAGGccgttcttcctctgctggcaGTGCCTGAGAGAGTGGCGAGGCCCGTCGCCACGTACAGACGGCTGTGACAACAGAGGCTGCTCAGATAAGTCcctggagactctgaagaaCTGTCCAGACATGACCTTCTTAGAAGTGGAGGGGGTCACCGGCTGCCCCTCCATCCGGGCCTGTCCCTCCTGTGGCTTCCTGCTGGGACACGACCAAACCGGCTGCAAATTCTTGTTGTGCCCTCAATGCGGGGAGGATTTCTGCTTCGTGTGTCTGAAGAACACCGACGACTGCTGTGAGACCAGTGACCCTTATGACCCTTGCTCCGGCGGCGTGGCTCCAAGACAGACCTCCATACCGAGCAGGGTTTTATTCCTGCACAGATCTGTTTAACTGTCTTGTGGTCGTGCACCACTAGTTTGAGCTACATCGCTGTCGCACTACAGTTCAAGAATAaatttgaaatgtgtgtgtatccatGTGTTCcttcattcatgtttttgagCTGCTGGACCTTTTTGGGTCGCAGTACACTGGAACCAATCCCAGGTACTTGAGGGTGAGGACAGGATCCAGCCTGGACACCAGTCtgtcacagagacagacaaccacacacactcacattcacagcaaagcggaatttagagtcaccagttaaccttcTCATTCAAACCatcattgtttatttatttcatgatgtactttttctttttaacctttgactttatttca
The nucleotide sequence above comes from Salarias fasciatus chromosome 3, fSalaFa1.1, whole genome shotgun sequence. Encoded proteins:
- the LOC115386012 gene encoding uncharacterized protein LOC115386012 isoform X2, encoding MESKGIIQEENGRKTECEEDQRESTPEEKRFDPDDPTLIIVDEEDQLDFELDNFPSPRALMSCGHAVTPTSLTNWCRRQLDQCPGCQSTVLRSDFTNLCVECTWCTRNHRRPFFLCWQCLREWRGPSPRTDGCDNRGCSDKSLETLKNCPDMTFLEVEGVTGCPSIRACPSCGFLLGHDQTGCKFLLCPQCGEDFCFVCLKNTDDCCETSDPYDPCSGGVAPRQTSIPSRVLFLHRSV
- the LOC115386012 gene encoding probable E3 ubiquitin-protein ligase ARI7 isoform X1, which produces MESKGIIQEENGRKTECEEDQRESTPEEKRFDPDDPTLIIVDEEDQLDFELDNFPSPRALMSCGHAVTPTSLTNWCRRQLDQGQRFFVCGMPDCDVRWSFKEVHRMALLTPEEVRYFENKIFDNAKDCFDIKLCPGCQSTVLRSDFTNLCVECTWCTRNHRRPFFLCWQCLREWRGPSPRTDGCDNRGCSDKSLETLKNCPDMTFLEVEGVTGCPSIRACPSCGFLLGHDQTGCKFLLCPQCGEDFCFVCLKNTDDCCETSDPYDPCSGGVAPRQTSIPSRVLFLHRSV